The following coding sequences lie in one Polluticoccus soli genomic window:
- a CDS encoding DUF2231 domain-containing protein codes for MKSKANFKSHPLHPILVAFPIAFFVGTLVFDMLFVMNNNEEHLLVAKYLNLAGIIGAILAAIPGIIDYFATVPPNSSAKTRATKHGLLNSTVLLIFLVIYLMRDNNTLSLLHLSLEIVAIVVLTIAGWMGGTLVYRNQIGVDIRYAGAGKWNEASFSEQQNEVQVASIGEISLNQMKLVHLNGKRIVIAQTEKGFVAFDDRCSHKGGTLAGGSMICGTVQCPWHGSQFNVATGDVNAGPAKSKIKTYDLRVEGNKILLKP; via the coding sequence ATGAAAAGCAAAGCCAACTTCAAAAGTCATCCACTGCATCCCATATTAGTGGCCTTCCCAATCGCTTTTTTTGTCGGCACTTTAGTATTCGATATGCTTTTCGTAATGAACAATAATGAAGAGCACTTGTTAGTAGCAAAGTACCTAAACCTCGCCGGCATTATAGGAGCCATATTGGCGGCAATCCCTGGCATCATCGATTATTTCGCTACAGTGCCTCCTAACAGCTCAGCCAAAACACGCGCCACTAAACACGGGCTACTAAATTCTACAGTGCTTCTTATTTTTTTAGTCATCTATTTGATGCGGGATAATAACACACTTTCCCTACTGCATTTATCGCTCGAGATCGTCGCTATTGTAGTGCTAACTATTGCCGGATGGATGGGAGGCACACTCGTATACCGCAACCAGATAGGCGTTGATATCAGGTATGCAGGCGCAGGCAAATGGAATGAAGCGTCTTTCAGCGAACAGCAAAACGAGGTCCAGGTAGCTAGTATTGGCGAAATATCACTCAACCAGATGAAGTTGGTACACCTCAATGGTAAGAGGATCGTTATAGCGCAAACAGAAAAAGGATTTGTTGCTTTCGATGACAGGTGCTCTCACAAAGGCGGAACTCTTGCCGGTGGCAGCATGATATGCGGTACAGTACAATGTCCCTGGCATGGATCGCAATTCAACGTAGCAACCGGGGATGTAAACGCCGGCCCTGCAAAGTCTAAGATAAAAACCTATGATCTACGGGTCGAAGGCAATAAAATACTGTTAAAACCGTAA